From Toxorhynchites rutilus septentrionalis strain SRP chromosome 2, ASM2978413v1, whole genome shotgun sequence, a single genomic window includes:
- the LOC129766305 gene encoding uncharacterized protein K02A2.6-like, translating into MHLKTAPFHPQSNGQAERFVDTFKRTVKKIQAGGEDLDEALDIFLCCYRSTPCRSAPGGKSPAEILLGRPMRTSLELLRPPSKFTKLENSKQDRQFNSKHGAREKNFGVRDKVYAQVHQGNNWSWVAGEIVERIGRVIYNVWLPERQRLIRSHSNQLRKRHGDCIGEPEQAEQAIPLDILLDTWGLKPSEDCAAHGVASGTPPPPEPEGLGDLQQEFLRELIEPPSQQRRSRVPLRVPDANEPLLRRSSRQRHTPVRYEPYQLF; encoded by the coding sequence ATGCATCTCAAAACAGCACCGTTCCATCCCCAAAGCAACGGGCAAGCGGAACGCTTCGTTGACACCTTTAAAAGGACGGTCAAGAAAATTCAGGCCGGAGGGGAAGACCTGGACGAAGCACTCGATATCTTCCTGTGTTGCTATCGATCCACACCCTGCCGGAGTGCACCTGGTGGCAAATCACCTGCCGAAATCTTACTTGGTCGACCCATGCGTACTTCTTTAGAACTTCTTCGTCCACCGAGCAAATTTACCAAGTTGGAAAATAGTAAACAAGATCGTCAATTCAACTCAAAACATGGTGCAAGGGAGAAGAACTTTGGTGTACGGGACAAGGTGTATGCGCAGGTGCACCAAGGAAACAACTGGAGCTGGGTCGCCGGAGAAATCGTAGAACGCATAGGACGAGTCATATACAATGTTTGGCTCCCGGAACGACAACGATTAATCCGCTCACACAGCAACCAATTGCGGAAACGTCACGGCGACTGTATTGGAGAACCCGAGCAAGCAGAGCAAGCCATTCCACTGGACATCCTGCTCGATACTTGGGGTCTGAAACCGTCAGAAGATTGCGCTGCTCATGGAGTAGCATCCGGAACGCCACCACCACCTGAACCGGAAGGTTTGGGCGATCTTCAGCAGGAGTTTTTGCGAGAGCTTATAGAACCACCGAGCCAACAACGTCGATCTCGAGTTCCACTTCGAGTACCGGATGCAAATGAACCCCTCCTACGACGCTCATCAAGACAGCGACATACCCCGGTGCGCTACGAGCCGTACCAGCTCTTCTAA